The proteins below come from a single Oceaniferula flava genomic window:
- a CDS encoding MFS transporter, producing the protein MNQPASKWHHVILIAGILLIGMNLRPSITAVSALAERMYQDGLSRETIGSLTAIPLVLFGVVGLWAGWMGKLMGFARALGLGLLLIALGCWLRSAPGPMELVWRMAGTILLGGGIALGNVLLPGLVKSRYPKHVGVLTSLYATAMNLGAASGIAFSVPLANVLPGDWRAAMAAWGVFAAMVLLLWSPQMLAPPAARKREHPLAGVYRLARQKRAWQVAIYMGLQSWVFFSAVAWLPTLLQSRGMEEITAANWVVTMQLLGCAASLVVPTLAGRSASQTVWTSVCAITAILGLIGVVFLPGIGQILSLLLLGLGLNAGFGMVLLVIALRSESPEVAASLSSMAQATGYLLSSPGPWLVGLLSTTSGGWTLAFGVVILMACIGGVAGYLSGRPGELSFNE; encoded by the coding sequence ATGAACCAACCTGCATCCAAATGGCACCACGTCATCCTCATTGCGGGCATCTTGTTGATTGGTATGAACCTTCGGCCGTCGATCACGGCGGTCTCGGCGCTCGCGGAACGCATGTATCAGGACGGACTGAGCCGGGAAACCATCGGCAGTCTGACGGCGATTCCGCTGGTGCTCTTTGGCGTCGTCGGTCTCTGGGCCGGGTGGATGGGCAAGCTGATGGGCTTCGCACGCGCACTGGGCTTAGGCTTATTGCTGATTGCTCTGGGCTGCTGGCTGCGATCGGCACCGGGGCCGATGGAGCTGGTCTGGCGGATGGCGGGGACGATTTTACTAGGCGGCGGCATCGCCCTGGGCAATGTGCTGCTGCCCGGCCTGGTGAAGAGCCGCTACCCGAAGCACGTCGGCGTGCTCACCAGCCTCTATGCCACGGCGATGAACCTTGGCGCGGCCAGTGGTATCGCATTTTCCGTGCCCTTGGCGAATGTCTTGCCGGGCGACTGGCGCGCGGCGATGGCGGCTTGGGGTGTCTTTGCCGCCATGGTGCTGCTGCTGTGGTCGCCGCAAATGCTGGCCCCACCGGCGGCGAGAAAACGTGAGCATCCTCTGGCGGGGGTGTATCGTCTGGCGCGGCAGAAACGTGCCTGGCAGGTGGCAATTTACATGGGGCTGCAATCGTGGGTGTTCTTCTCCGCCGTGGCCTGGCTGCCGACCCTGCTGCAATCGCGCGGGATGGAGGAAATCACCGCGGCGAACTGGGTGGTGACGATGCAGCTGCTAGGCTGTGCCGCCAGCCTGGTGGTGCCCACCTTGGCGGGTCGGTCCGCCTCCCAAACGGTTTGGACTTCCGTCTGCGCGATCACCGCGATCCTCGGCTTGATCGGTGTCGTGTTTCTCCCGGGGATAGGCCAGATTTTGTCGTTACTGCTGCTGGGGCTGGGTTTGAATGCCGGTTTTGGCATGGTGCTTCTGGTCATCGCCCTGCGCAGTGAAAGCCCGGAAGTGGCGGCGAGTTTGTCGTCGATGGCTCAGGCGACAGGTTACCTGCTGTCATCGCCTGGGCCGTGGTTGGTGGGTTTGCTGAGCACCACCTCCGGCGGCTGGACGCTGGCATTTGGCGTGGTGATTTTGATGGCCTGCATCGGAGGCGTCGCCGGGTATTTGTCGGGTCGTCCCGGTGAGCTGTCGTTTAACGAATAA
- a CDS encoding C-terminal helicase domain-containing protein, which translates to MPAASHSIYEVFDHQKLDLFLHLLGGLDASESVLVLVHTRDVLHELTSELARAEVSVESVHGNKKAELRDRALKAFADGSLRVLITTDAVGRNLDLTGVQHVIRYDFPENSESYGYYAELAAGQVISLMLPKQATQLAKLESAHGAAIPLLMAEGFPYASQPDHSKSPRKKGGKAKGIRSKPLQNKKPKLKNKRGR; encoded by the coding sequence ATGCCAGCCGCCAGCCATTCCATTTACGAAGTTTTCGATCACCAAAAACTGGACCTATTCCTCCACTTGTTAGGAGGTCTCGATGCGTCCGAGTCCGTGCTGGTGCTGGTCCATACCCGCGATGTCCTGCACGAGCTGACCTCCGAGTTAGCGCGCGCCGAGGTTTCGGTGGAGTCGGTGCATGGCAATAAGAAGGCGGAGCTGCGCGATCGGGCGCTGAAGGCCTTTGCCGATGGCTCACTGCGCGTGCTGATCACCACGGATGCCGTCGGGCGGAACCTGGATCTGACGGGCGTGCAGCACGTGATTCGCTACGATTTTCCTGAAAATTCCGAGAGCTACGGCTACTACGCCGAGCTCGCCGCCGGCCAGGTGATCAGCCTGATGCTACCGAAACAGGCGACCCAGCTGGCGAAATTGGAAAGTGCCCACGGCGCGGCAATTCCGCTGCTCATGGCCGAGGGATTCCCCTACGCCAGCCAGCCGGACCACAGCAAGTCGCCACGGAAAAAGGGAGGCAAGGCGAAGGGCATCCGATCGAAGCCGCTGCAGAATAAAAAACCCAAGCTCAAGAACAAGCGGGGCCGCTAG
- a CDS encoding alkaline phosphatase D family protein, with translation MKSLFVFLAACTAVAPCLAKVPGPKDPKFVSLREAHDGRTVIDLKILNQFEDQPKEVQAFYTEARAAILAEDADQLAKVCQKYGHAIIGSPMLGTISDSGVSIKVHSPVPTGLKVVLSASGSQQEFVQDDKKRINTVACSGLKADTAYSYEIFNDQGVSLGSGKFTTAPAAGSAASYKIAIGADFHKIGLHRPELLDMVRQRGNRAMVLLGDLAVDGRKTIPTRNIDYLLRDVSPVWQRLAANVPTYTSWDDHDYFGNDTSGDYHAKSSTPIPVKAMRKNWKRMWNNPESDIPREGIYFQTVIGDTQLIMLDTRSCRSHEKQGQLYSFLGKDQTDWLKKTLKESQSPVILISSGTMWSDYISQGKDSWGTWDREGREEIYQLIDGLEDKKVLLFSGDRHGAHAFRIKRPNGKDLIEFGVGALGGVPGGGVAKDRSTQLFAYRGVGFWALGELEFRVENGQHKVTFRLIDPEGKILEKVEI, from the coding sequence ATGAAATCTTTGTTTGTTTTCCTCGCAGCTTGCACCGCAGTCGCACCCTGCCTTGCCAAAGTTCCCGGCCCCAAGGACCCCAAGTTTGTGAGCTTGAGAGAAGCCCATGACGGCCGCACGGTCATCGATTTGAAAATCCTCAACCAGTTCGAAGATCAGCCGAAGGAGGTGCAGGCATTCTACACCGAGGCACGCGCGGCCATCTTGGCCGAGGACGCCGACCAGCTTGCAAAGGTCTGTCAGAAATACGGCCACGCCATCATCGGCAGTCCCATGCTCGGCACCATCAGCGATTCGGGTGTCAGCATCAAAGTTCACAGCCCAGTGCCCACTGGCCTCAAGGTGGTGCTCAGCGCCTCCGGCAGCCAACAGGAGTTCGTCCAGGACGACAAAAAACGCATCAACACTGTGGCTTGCAGCGGACTGAAAGCCGATACCGCCTACAGCTACGAAATTTTTAACGACCAGGGAGTCTCACTCGGCAGCGGCAAGTTCACCACCGCCCCGGCTGCCGGAAGCGCGGCTTCCTACAAGATTGCCATCGGCGCCGACTTCCACAAGATCGGCCTGCACCGCCCTGAGCTGCTGGACATGGTGCGGCAACGCGGCAACCGCGCCATGGTTCTGCTAGGCGACTTGGCGGTGGATGGTCGGAAGACGATCCCCACGCGCAACATCGACTACCTACTGCGCGATGTCTCCCCGGTCTGGCAGCGACTCGCCGCCAACGTGCCGACCTATACCTCCTGGGACGATCACGATTACTTCGGCAACGACACCTCGGGCGACTATCACGCGAAAAGCTCCACCCCCATCCCCGTGAAGGCCATGCGGAAGAACTGGAAACGCATGTGGAACAACCCTGAAAGCGACATCCCACGCGAGGGCATCTATTTTCAAACCGTCATCGGCGATACCCAACTGATCATGCTCGATACCCGCTCGTGCCGCAGTCACGAGAAACAAGGGCAGCTGTATTCCTTCCTCGGAAAAGACCAAACCGACTGGCTCAAAAAAACTCTCAAGGAGTCCCAATCCCCCGTCATTCTCATCAGCAGTGGCACTATGTGGAGCGATTACATCTCTCAGGGCAAAGACAGCTGGGGCACCTGGGATCGTGAAGGTCGGGAGGAAATCTACCAGCTGATCGACGGCTTGGAGGACAAAAAAGTGCTGCTCTTCTCCGGCGATCGCCACGGTGCCCATGCCTTCCGAATCAAACGTCCCAATGGCAAGGACCTCATCGAGTTCGGCGTTGGCGCTCTAGGTGGCGTTCCCGGCGGCGGCGTAGCCAAAGATCGCTCGACGCAGCTCTTTGCCTACCGCGGCGTTGGCTTCTGGGCCCTCGGTGAACTGGAGTTTAGGGTCGAAAATGGACAGCACAAGGTCACCTTCCGCCTGATCGATCCAGAGGGTAAGATCCTTGAAAAAGTGGAGATCTAA
- a CDS encoding metallophosphoesterase family protein — MRTLAIGDIHGCIAPLKQLWEVIDPQPEDRIIFMGDYVDRGPDSKGVIDFLIELQQQDFNITLLSGNHEEKFALSRIDKTDLAHWLEAWGGVETLESYGPGGMDDVPASHWEFVRTLKPYVETDSHIFVHANLEADVPLSEQLPFTMIHKKFGTPKPHMSGKVMICGHTAQKNHVPLNLGHAVCIDTDPGRGGWLTCLEVETSHYWQVNAEGEVREAELGEPESI, encoded by the coding sequence ATGAGAACATTAGCCATCGGAGACATACATGGATGCATCGCCCCCCTGAAACAGCTCTGGGAAGTGATCGATCCCCAACCTGAGGACCGCATTATTTTTATGGGAGATTACGTCGACCGTGGTCCGGATTCCAAAGGGGTGATTGATTTTCTGATCGAGCTGCAGCAACAGGATTTCAACATCACTCTGCTCTCTGGCAACCATGAGGAGAAGTTCGCGCTCTCACGGATCGACAAAACTGATCTGGCGCATTGGTTGGAGGCTTGGGGTGGCGTGGAGACCTTGGAATCCTATGGCCCGGGTGGCATGGACGATGTGCCGGCGTCGCACTGGGAGTTTGTCCGCACACTGAAACCCTACGTGGAAACCGACAGCCATATCTTCGTGCACGCCAACCTGGAGGCGGATGTGCCGCTCAGCGAGCAGCTGCCATTCACCATGATTCATAAGAAGTTCGGCACGCCAAAACCCCACATGTCCGGCAAGGTCATGATCTGCGGCCACACCGCCCAGAAGAACCATGTGCCACTGAATCTGGGGCACGCCGTGTGCATCGATACCGACCCTGGTCGTGGCGGCTGGCTCACCTGTCTTGAGGTGGAAACCAGTCACTACTGGCAAGTGAACGCCGAGGGCGAGGTGCGCGAAGCCGAGCTCGGAGAGCCTGAATCGATCTGA
- a CDS encoding NAD-dependent succinate-semialdehyde dehydrogenase: protein MSIRSINPTNGEVLKTFEPMTREEAMQAVSTAHDAFGSWRQTSFDYRKKMMLKLSARLREYQTEYAKMISLEMGKRLEEAMGEIEYCAHIAEFYANGAEEFLADQPMDVEDADAYIQHAPIGALLGVMPWNFPFYQVIRFATPNIMAGNTCLIKHASCVPQCAKAIEKLFTQCGFPQGVFTNLFIPSEFVATIIGDDKIAGVSLTGSEAAGASVAAEAGKNIKRSVLELGGNDAFIVLDDADLDQVVKMAVKGRMVNNGQSCVASKRFIVVEPLAESFLEGFKKQVESMTLGDPLDDSTDLGPLSTEGAAVRLAEQVQRSIDAGATVVTGGGRATEGALEKGAFYQPTILTDVTPDMPTFDEELFGPVATVYVVKDEAEAIELANHSSYGLGGSVFSADIERARKVAEQIDTGMVFINRPTKSQAELPFGGTKNSGYGRELSQLGILEFINKKLIHLGKPSDS from the coding sequence ATGTCAATTAGGTCCATCAATCCCACCAACGGCGAAGTCCTGAAAACCTTTGAACCCATGACCAGGGAGGAGGCGATGCAAGCCGTCTCGACCGCCCACGATGCCTTCGGTTCCTGGCGCCAAACCAGCTTTGACTATCGTAAAAAGATGATGCTCAAGCTGTCGGCCCGACTGCGCGAATACCAGACAGAATACGCCAAGATGATTTCCCTGGAAATGGGCAAACGTCTGGAAGAGGCGATGGGAGAAATTGAATACTGCGCCCACATCGCGGAGTTCTACGCCAATGGGGCCGAGGAATTTCTCGCCGATCAACCGATGGATGTGGAGGACGCCGATGCCTATATTCAGCATGCGCCGATTGGGGCACTTCTGGGAGTTATGCCGTGGAACTTCCCCTTCTACCAGGTCATCCGATTTGCCACCCCTAACATCATGGCCGGCAATACCTGCTTAATCAAACACGCCAGCTGCGTTCCCCAGTGTGCCAAAGCCATTGAGAAGCTGTTCACGCAGTGTGGATTTCCGCAAGGCGTGTTCACCAATTTGTTCATCCCCTCGGAGTTTGTCGCCACCATCATCGGGGATGATAAAATCGCCGGCGTCTCCCTAACAGGAAGCGAAGCTGCCGGTGCCTCGGTGGCTGCAGAGGCAGGAAAGAACATCAAGCGCTCGGTGCTCGAGCTCGGCGGCAATGATGCCTTCATCGTCCTCGATGACGCGGACTTGGATCAGGTTGTGAAGATGGCGGTGAAAGGCCGTATGGTGAACAACGGCCAGTCCTGCGTGGCATCGAAACGCTTTATCGTGGTCGAGCCACTCGCCGAATCCTTCCTCGAGGGATTTAAAAAACAGGTCGAGTCCATGACGCTGGGCGATCCGCTCGACGACAGCACCGACCTCGGCCCGCTCTCCACCGAAGGCGCCGCGGTGCGACTCGCCGAGCAGGTTCAGAGATCCATCGATGCCGGTGCCACCGTGGTCACCGGCGGCGGTCGAGCTACCGAGGGTGCTTTGGAAAAAGGAGCGTTCTACCAGCCCACTATTCTCACCGATGTGACACCGGACATGCCCACCTTTGATGAAGAGCTGTTCGGTCCCGTGGCCACCGTCTACGTGGTGAAGGATGAAGCCGAAGCCATCGAGCTCGCCAACCACTCGTCCTACGGCCTCGGCGGCTCCGTGTTCAGTGCGGACATCGAGCGAGCACGCAAAGTGGCGGAGCAAATCGACACCGGCATGGTGTTCATCAACCGCCCGACAAAGTCCCAAGCCGAACTCCCCTTCGGCGGCACAAAGAATTCAGGCTACGGCCGCGAACTCTCGCAGCTCGGCATCCTGGAATTCATCAACAAAAAGCTGATCCACCTCGGCAAGCCGTCCGATTCCTAA
- a CDS encoding zinc ribbon domain-containing protein YjdM: MATISCPICTVDDVLEHKDKYECMTCGHEWDKEVTEEEDADEERVVKDAYGNVLETGDVVQMIKDLKLKGTSKVLKSGMKSKPIRIVDGDHEIDCRMDGVSIALKAQFVKKVQK, encoded by the coding sequence ATGGCTACGATTTCTTGTCCGATTTGCACTGTTGATGATGTCCTTGAACATAAAGATAAATACGAATGCATGACCTGTGGTCACGAGTGGGATAAAGAGGTGACCGAGGAAGAGGATGCCGATGAGGAGCGCGTGGTCAAGGACGCCTACGGCAATGTGCTCGAAACCGGCGACGTGGTTCAGATGATCAAAGACCTGAAGCTCAAAGGAACTTCTAAAGTCCTGAAAAGTGGGATGAAATCCAAGCCGATCCGCATCGTCGACGGCGACCACGAAATCGACTGCCGCATGGACGGTGTCTCGATTGCGCTGAAGGCTCAGTTTGTCAAGAAGGTGCAGAAATAG
- a CDS encoding pseudouridine synthase, producing the protein METEIPPLPILYQDDWLIAVDKPAGHLVHPADAPQDGDLVTMKILRDQIGRKVYNVHRIDRPTTGVLLFGIDSVVAKHLHRALERHEVQKTYWAVVNGIPKQNAWECREPIQKSETQPIREAHTSFRLMSSRQPNALAGEQADTLSLIEATPHTGRYHQIRRHLEHIGLPIVGDYRYGGIDRCNRLGEQLGTGSRMLLQSQGIRFCHPISNDTISIHAPVDPSFAQCFPELA; encoded by the coding sequence ATGGAAACCGAGATCCCACCACTGCCGATTCTCTATCAGGACGATTGGCTGATCGCCGTCGATAAACCTGCCGGGCACCTGGTGCACCCCGCGGACGCCCCTCAGGATGGCGACCTGGTAACGATGAAGATTCTCCGCGATCAGATTGGGCGGAAAGTGTATAACGTGCACCGCATCGATCGCCCCACCACCGGGGTGCTGCTCTTTGGCATCGACTCCGTGGTCGCCAAGCACCTGCACCGCGCGCTGGAACGTCACGAGGTGCAGAAGACCTACTGGGCGGTAGTCAATGGCATCCCTAAGCAGAACGCATGGGAGTGCCGCGAGCCGATTCAGAAATCAGAGACCCAACCGATCCGCGAGGCCCACACCAGCTTCAGGCTGATGAGCTCTCGCCAGCCAAATGCCCTCGCCGGAGAACAGGCCGACACCCTCTCATTGATCGAGGCCACCCCTCACACCGGCCGCTACCACCAGATTCGTCGGCACCTGGAACATATCGGCTTACCCATCGTTGGCGACTACCGCTACGGCGGCATCGACCGCTGCAATCGCTTGGGCGAACAGCTCGGCACCGGCAGTCGAATGCTACTCCAGTCGCAAGGGATCCGCTTTTGCCATCCGATCAGTAACGACACCATCAGCATCCATGCACCGGTCGATCCCTCCTTCGCGCAATGTTTTCCCGAACTCGCATAA
- a CDS encoding class I SAM-dependent methyltransferase has translation MDAYTQKRLLILTLLLGGVIGGMMSLSDKVKRENAAAEDESTAISFTPTPYDYQLREPSTDGTGKIYMGREISQVMGHEGIDWLERSTREQEENPKRAVQGLTLKPDAVVADIGAGSGYYTFRIAPLVPEGKVIGVDVQPEMVAYLYQKSQQLAVTNVEAHLGNVDNIRLPEASLDAAILVDAYHEFSHPNEVMQSVYHAMKPGGRLYLLEYRAEDDSVPIKPLHKMSQAQAIKEMEAVGFRHLRTEDFLPWQHFIVFEK, from the coding sequence ATGGACGCCTACACCCAGAAACGCCTGCTGATCCTTACGCTTCTGTTAGGAGGAGTGATCGGTGGTATGATGTCGCTCAGCGATAAGGTGAAGCGTGAAAATGCGGCGGCTGAGGACGAGTCGACAGCCATCTCCTTCACCCCCACCCCCTATGATTACCAACTGCGTGAACCGTCAACGGATGGCACGGGGAAAATCTACATGGGCCGCGAAATCTCCCAGGTGATGGGGCATGAGGGGATCGATTGGCTTGAGCGCTCGACCCGCGAGCAGGAAGAAAACCCAAAGCGGGCAGTGCAGGGGCTGACGCTGAAACCGGATGCGGTGGTGGCCGACATCGGTGCCGGCTCTGGCTACTACACCTTTCGCATTGCACCCTTGGTGCCGGAGGGCAAGGTGATCGGGGTGGATGTTCAGCCTGAGATGGTGGCCTATCTTTATCAAAAAAGTCAGCAGCTGGCAGTGACCAACGTGGAAGCGCATTTGGGAAACGTGGATAACATCCGTCTGCCCGAGGCCTCACTGGATGCGGCGATCTTGGTGGATGCCTACCACGAATTTTCTCATCCCAACGAGGTGATGCAGTCGGTTTACCACGCGATGAAACCGGGTGGTCGGCTTTACTTGTTAGAATACCGGGCGGAAGACGACAGCGTGCCGATCAAGCCGCTGCACAAGATGTCGCAAGCGCAGGCGATCAAAGAAATGGAAGCGGTCGGTTTCCGTCACCTGCGCACCGAGGATTTTCTTCCGTGGCAGCATTTCATCGTCTTTGAGAAGTAG